From Pseudorca crassidens isolate mPseCra1 chromosome 15, mPseCra1.hap1, whole genome shotgun sequence, one genomic window encodes:
- the YPEL3 gene encoding protein yippee-like 3, protein MVRISKPKTFQAYLDDCHRRYSCAHCRAHLANHDDLISKSFQGSQGRAYLFNSVVNVGCGPAEERVLLTGLHAVADIHCENCKTTLGWKYEQAFESSQKYKEGKYIIELNHMIKDNGWD, encoded by the exons ATGGTGCGGATTTCAAAGCCCAAGACGTTTCAGGCCTACTTGGATGATTGTCACCGGAGGTATAGCTGTGCCCACTGCCGTGCTCACCTGGCCAACCACGACGACCTCATCTCCAAG TCCTTCCAGGGTAGTCAGGGGCGTGCCTACCTCTTCAACTCTGT GGTGAACGTGGGCTGCGGGCCAGCCGAGGAGCGGGTGCTGCTGACAGGCCTCCATGCTGTTGCTGACATCCACTGCGAAAACTGCAAGACCACTTTGGGCTGGAAATAT GAACAGGCCTTCGAGAGCAGCCAGAAGTACAAAGAGGGGAAGTACATCATTGAACTCAACCACATGATCAAAGACAATGGCTGGGACTGA